A region of Halictus rubicundus isolate RS-2024b chromosome 17, iyHalRubi1_principal, whole genome shotgun sequence DNA encodes the following proteins:
- the LOC143362561 gene encoding high affinity copper uptake protein 1, with the protein MYMSFHFGENEIILFNEWKVVDWPGIGWSMLGIILLVTLYEGLKSYRDHLYIETARYSRLRNKRSRTALLFSKVHLVQTVGHVIQLIIGYFLMLIFMTYNVWLCLAVAIGTAVGYWLFSWEKSSGDNIDCCF; encoded by the exons ATGTAT ATGTCCTTTCATTTTGGTGAAaacgaaattattttgtttaacgAATGGAAAGTGGTGGACTGGCCAGGAATTGGATGGTCAATGCTTGGAATTATTCTTTTAGTCACGTTATACGAAGGACTGAAGAGCTATCG TGATCATCTGTATATCGAGACTGCACGTTATTCGAGGCTTAGGAATAAAAGATCGAGAAC GGCATTACTCTTCTCCAAGGTACATCTTGTTCAGACGGTCGGACACGTCATACAGCTGATCATAGGATACTTTCTTATGCTAATTTTTATGACATACAACGTTTGGCTGTGCTTAGCTGTCGCGATAGGCACCGCAGTGGGTTACTGGCTGTTTTCTTGGGAAAAGTCCAGCGGCGACAATATCGACTGCTGTTTCTAG
- the LOC143362515 gene encoding uncharacterized protein LOC143362515: MVVHPRGTVDRGYRIRRENKVAVLPAAPVPQFEDRPGERSTVIAEPFHSSAAHPLLPEVHPLTIVAASTCLGQPLCITLFEPDNPWGLRPLPLDSASFHIFLPGVVKIRYPPITLPETRAFTGSRLFITEFVSRFPNTLTCLREPCLGS; this comes from the exons ATGGTGGTGCATCCCCGCGGAACGGTGGATCGCGGATACAGGATCCGAAGGGAGAACAAAGTCGCAGTTTTACCGGCAG CCCCCGTTCCGCAGTTCGAGGACAGACCCGGCGAGAGATCAACAGTTATCGCGGAACCCTTTCATTCCAGTGCTGCTCATCCGCTTCTCCCCGAGGTGCACCCTCTCACCATCGTCGCCGCATCCACCTGTCTTGGCCAGCCTTTGTGCATTACGCTTTTTGAACCCGATAATCCATGGGGATTGCGCCCTCTCCCCCTTGACAGTGCGTCGTTTCACATCTTTCTCCCCGGCGTGGTTAAAATTCGCTATCCGCCGATAACCCTTCCCGAAACACGAGCATTTACCGGCTCGAGGTTATTTATCACGGAATTCGTATCGCGGTTCCCTAATACCTTGACATGTTTACGCGAACCATGTCTCGGCAGTTGA